From Coffea arabica cultivar ET-39 chromosome 2e, Coffea Arabica ET-39 HiFi, whole genome shotgun sequence, the proteins below share one genomic window:
- the LOC113732860 gene encoding uncharacterized protein: MGKGARKKRHETVTNEAHGIGFAVVTDEDSETEVASIQQVDAKIEALTNRFDSILGVVKNMSVQLEEISCGMKGLMNKGKKMDACGISTREVSDNLELGRDIIGEFHNLKQTGSVAEYQEKFAELRDLLMTMNYGLTEDYFISSFLSGLKEEIRRVIRKPKPETLIHAFNLARIQEIAIEVMKVKLVSSEMRTNREQILPCESVDVFIDQGHPAKFKVLAGKRDTTVIISTGVPYSFIDTDVAIQAGFEMEETTPLLVNFVFGLYQAVSRFRCPSFRWTVQGHEFVTDMRIVEIRACDMVLGGDWVSNNYPLTFTGDRIVLLKGGKEIVLLDKTGSAKPKMNKGK, from the coding sequence GAGGCATGAAACCGTAACAAATGAAGCTCATGGCATAGGGTTTGCAGTAGTAACTGATGAAGATTCTGAAACAGAGGTTGCCTCAATTCAGCAAGTTGATGCCAAAATTGAAGCTCTCACCAATAGGTTCGACAGTATCCTTGGGGTTGTCAAAAATATGTCTGTGCAACTTGAAGAAATATCATGTGGTATGAAGGGTCTAATGAACAAGGGGAAGAAGATGGATGCTTGTGGCATATCAACTCGAGAAGTGTCTGATAACTTAGAACTGGGGCGAGACATCATTGGAGAATTTCATAATCTGAAACAGACGGGCTCTGTCGCGGAGTATCAAGAGAAATTTGCTGAGTTGAGAGACTTGTTGATGACAATGAATTATGGGCTTACAGAAGATTATTTCATTTCCAGTTTCCTGAGTGGACTCAAGGAAGAAATTAGACGTGTAATCCGCAAGCCAAAACCGGAGACCCTTATTCATGCTTTCAACCTTGCACGCATCCAGGAAATAGCAATTGAAGTGATGAAAGTGAAGTTAGTCTCTTCAGAAATGAGGACTAATCGAGAGCAAATCTTGCCTTGTGAATCAGTTGATGTTTTCATTGATCAAGGCCACCCTGCCAAGTTTAAAGTTTTAGCAGGGAAAAGGGACACAACAGTTATCATATCTACTGGCGTTCCTTATAGCTTCATCGACACTGATGTAGCAATTCAGGCAGGGTTTGAGATGGAGGAGACCACGCCGCTGCTTGTGAATTTTGTATTTGGTCTATACCAAGCAGTCAGCAGATTCAGATGTCCAAGCTTCAGGTGGACCGTGCAAGGTCATGAGTTCGTAACTGATATGAGAATCGTGGAAATAAGAGCATGTGACATGGTGTTAGGCGGGGACTGGGTCTCAAATAATTACCCTTTGACGTTCACTGGAGATAGGATTGTCCTGCTAAAGGGTGGAAAGGAAATAGTGTTGCTAGATAAAACAGGATCAGCTAAGCCTAAGATGAACAAAGGGAAGTAA